Below is a window of Agrobacterium vitis DNA.
CCTCAGCGGTTACCGATGTCGTCATCAGCCTCGACTTTGCCTTTGGCGGCGGCCGTCATGCGGCAACCGTCGTCTCGGCTTTCATGACCCTGATCCTTCTGGCGCTCGGATTTGCTGCGTCGTTGGCCGAAAGCGGAGCTTCTTCCGATGAGAACGGGCGCGAAGAGCAGAAAGGCGAAAACGCTGGCGACAAGCCGGTGCCGAGATCCGCAAGCCAGGAGGACGCGCAGATTGCCAGCGCGCTGGCAGCGATGATGGTGGAAAAACAGCTCTACAAGGATGTGGACCTTAACCTTGGCCGGCTGGCACGTCGCCTCGGCCTGCCTGCGCGGTCGGTATCGAATGCCGTCAACCGTGTGCATAGCATGAGTGTTTCGCAGTATGTTAACAATCAGCGGGTGTCGGAGGCCTGCCGGCTGCTGCGAGAAAGCGATGAGCCGATTACCAGCATCGTCTTTGAGGCTGGTTTTATGACCAAGTCCAATTTCAATCGGGAATTTCTGCGGGTCACGGGACAAAGCCCCAGCGCCTGGCGGCGGCAGGAGACGATAGCACAAGCGTGTGCATAGTCGCGCTGGGCAAGCCAACCAAAGGCTATTTGCCGGGATTGGGCTGATATTGGGATCGGGCTGATATCAACAATATAACGCAAAATTCCGCGCGCCTTATGAGGCCCACGGAATTGAGGTCTGACGATCGAAAAGCATTCATACCAAGTCGAAGATGCATAAGCATCTTCGACTTGAAAAAAATCCGAATATCTCAAATGCATCGG
It encodes the following:
- a CDS encoding helix-turn-helix domain-containing protein → MIFLPISFFVALLLLTLLIRMLRQDDAPASAKLFLLLLAVMAVQSVLVGLRWGYGMMLVMPAMSALATVIPPLSFLAFRSLTSSRADRQDRGFSQLDWLYAVPTAIVLVLSIAGGGPIDAIIILTFLAYGLALLWLARLGPDGLTASRLDGALRSYRALQCMAASLLASAVTDVVISLDFAFGGGRHAATVVSAFMTLILLALGFAASLAESGASSDENGREEQKGENAGDKPVPRSASQEDAQIASALAAMMVEKQLYKDVDLNLGRLARRLGLPARSVSNAVNRVHSMSVSQYVNNQRVSEACRLLRESDEPITSIVFEAGFMTKSNFNREFLRVTGQSPSAWRRQETIAQACA